In Desulfofundulus kuznetsovii DSM 6115, the following are encoded in one genomic region:
- a CDS encoding DUF456 domain-containing protein produces MSLLGLITACLFFAAGLAGTVVPALPGAPLIWLGMLVYGLATGFSTLGWGFYLGQALAMALVLALDYLAGAWAVRRYGGSGYAIWGSAAGMILGLIVFGAAGIVFGPLVGAVIGELLARKPLTQAILAGWGSLVGLAGGMAVKLVLEIGMIVWFFAAIW; encoded by the coding sequence ATGTCCCTCCTGGGTTTGATAACGGCGTGCCTGTTCTTTGCTGCCGGCCTGGCCGGGACGGTTGTGCCGGCCCTACCCGGCGCACCGCTCATCTGGCTGGGAATGCTGGTTTATGGCCTGGCCACCGGTTTCTCTACCCTGGGATGGGGCTTTTACCTGGGCCAGGCACTGGCAATGGCTCTGGTACTGGCCCTGGATTACCTGGCTGGAGCCTGGGCGGTACGCCGCTACGGTGGTTCCGGTTATGCCATCTGGGGTAGCGCGGCTGGTATGATCCTGGGGTTAATTGTATTTGGAGCCGCGGGTATAGTTTTTGGCCCCCTGGTGGGGGCGGTAATTGGGGAGTTGCTTGCCCGCAAACCCTTAACCCAGGCCATTCTGGCCGGCTGGGGTTCCCTGGTCGGCCTTGCAGGAGGGATGGCCGTCAAACTGGTACTGGAGATAGGGATGATCGTCTGGTTTTTTGCAGCCATCTGGTGA
- the purQ gene encoding phosphoribosylformylglycinamidine synthase I, whose amino-acid sequence MKKPQVCILRTDGTNCDRETAYAFERAGGDPHLVHVNQLRAGEKKLTEYQILVIPGGFSYGDDVHSGKILAVELTSFLMEQLQEFVDSGKPVLGICNGFQVLVRTGLLPAAKMGDIRTTLMHNDSGRFECRWVHLRVEDTPCIFTRGLAGRVLHLQAAHGEGKFYTDAQTLAGIEAGKQVVFRYATSNGDPTSIYPHNPNGSLAAIAGICDPSGRVLGLMPHPERFVDFTQHPNWRRRQFHEPHGLPIFRNAVVYAQEM is encoded by the coding sequence ATGAAAAAACCGCAGGTGTGTATTTTGCGTACCGATGGTACCAACTGCGACCGGGAAACCGCTTATGCCTTTGAACGGGCGGGGGGGGACCCCCATCTGGTACACGTCAACCAGCTCCGGGCAGGAGAGAAAAAGCTCACCGAGTATCAGATCCTGGTTATTCCCGGTGGCTTTTCCTACGGGGATGACGTGCACTCGGGCAAAATACTGGCCGTGGAACTGACCTCTTTCCTAATGGAACAGTTACAGGAATTTGTGGACAGCGGCAAGCCGGTGCTGGGGATTTGCAACGGTTTTCAGGTGCTCGTCCGTACCGGACTTCTGCCTGCAGCTAAAATGGGGGACATCAGGACCACCCTCATGCACAACGACAGCGGCCGCTTTGAGTGCCGCTGGGTTCACCTGCGGGTGGAAGACACGCCCTGTATCTTTACGCGGGGACTGGCCGGCAGGGTATTGCATCTCCAGGCCGCCCACGGGGAAGGCAAATTTTATACCGATGCCCAGACTCTGGCCGGCATCGAAGCGGGCAAGCAGGTGGTTTTCCGTTACGCCACCAGCAACGGTGACCCCACCAGCATTTATCCCCACAACCCCAATGGCTCTCTGGCCGCTATTGCCGGCATTTGCGATCCCAGCGGACGGGTGCTGGGGCTAATGCCCCATCCGGAACGTTTCGTGGATTTCACCCAGCACCCCAACTGGCGGCGCCGGCAATTCCACGAACCCCACGGCCTGCCCATTTTCCGCAACGCTGTGGTTTATGCTCAAGAGATGTGA
- a CDS encoding FeoA family protein has product MTLDRMKRGQRCRILSIPSELVRAQALRFGIAEGEVVTCCEVVPAGPVVISKNRQEIAIGRGLARQIEVEGSF; this is encoded by the coding sequence GTGACCCTGGATCGCATGAAAAGAGGTCAGCGTTGCCGCATTTTATCCATACCCTCGGAACTGGTTCGGGCACAGGCCCTGCGTTTTGGCATCGCTGAAGGGGAAGTTGTAACTTGCTGTGAAGTAGTACCTGCGGGACCGGTAGTGATCAGCAAAAACCGTCAGGAAATCGCTATCGGCCGCGGGTTGGCCCGGCAGATCGAAGTGGAAGGGAGTTTTTAA
- a CDS encoding N-acetyltransferase, with the protein MNIRKARITDMESVHRLINYYADQGLMLARPRSALYEAVREFTVAEEKGQIIGAGSLHIIWEDLAEIRALAVDPRYTRRGIGRRLVQSFLEEARELGLPRVFALTYQSGFFIKCGFQPIPKEKLPQKVWKECINCPKFPNCEEEAVIVELVKTLQ; encoded by the coding sequence ATGAACATTCGCAAGGCCAGAATTACCGATATGGAATCGGTACACAGGTTAATCAATTATTACGCGGACCAGGGACTGATGCTGGCCCGTCCCCGCTCCGCTCTGTATGAGGCCGTAAGGGAATTTACGGTAGCCGAGGAAAAAGGGCAGATTATAGGCGCTGGCTCCCTGCACATCATCTGGGAAGACCTGGCGGAAATCCGCGCCCTGGCAGTAGACCCTCGTTACACCCGCCGGGGCATTGGGCGCCGCCTAGTCCAATCTTTTCTCGAGGAAGCTCGGGAACTGGGGCTTCCCCGGGTTTTTGCCCTCACTTACCAGTCGGGCTTTTTTATCAAGTGCGGTTTCCAGCCCATCCCCAAGGAAAAGCTACCCCAGAAGGTGTGGAAGGAGTGCATCAACTGCCCCAAGTTCCCCAACTGTGAAGAGGAGGCAGTGATCGTCGAGCTGGTTAAAACTCTGCAGTAA
- a CDS encoding universal stress protein, with protein MYRKMLVPVDGSHRAALAAEHGAQLAKHFKAHLTIFHVIPPLPPYVNKYEDRLGEVYHNIEKQMEENGKEILNRVKEELAHYGLDLEVKSVWGNPAEEICREAREGRYDIIIMGSRGLGEIRGYLMGSVSNRVVRHAPCPVLIVR; from the coding sequence ATGTATCGTAAAATGCTTGTTCCAGTGGATGGTTCCCACCGGGCAGCCCTGGCTGCCGAACACGGGGCGCAACTAGCCAAGCATTTCAAAGCCCATCTAACTATCTTTCATGTCATTCCGCCCCTGCCGCCTTATGTGAATAAGTATGAGGACAGGCTGGGCGAAGTCTACCACAATATTGAAAAGCAAATGGAGGAAAATGGAAAAGAGATTTTAAACCGGGTTAAGGAGGAACTGGCGCACTACGGCCTGGATTTAGAAGTTAAATCCGTTTGGGGCAACCCGGCGGAAGAAATCTGCCGGGAAGCCCGGGAAGGTCGTTACGACATCATTATCATGGGCAGCCGTGGTCTCGGGGAAATCCGCGGTTATTTAATGGGCAGCGTGAGCAACCGGGTGGTTCGTCATGCTCCCTGCCCGGTGCTCATCGTCCGCTAA
- the rnhA gene encoding ribonuclease HI translates to MADLPEVEIYTDGACSGNPGPGGYGVVLRYGNHVKEISGGYAQTTNNRMELMAVIEGLRALKRPCRVTIYTDSRYIVDAMTRGWVRRWQANGWRRENGEPAKNADLWRQILSLASKHRITWVWVKGHADNIYNNRCDQLAVEASRRASLPGDPGFQA, encoded by the coding sequence ATGGCTGATCTGCCGGAAGTGGAGATATATACCGATGGTGCCTGCAGCGGTAATCCCGGACCCGGCGGTTACGGGGTGGTGTTGCGCTACGGTAACCATGTTAAAGAGATATCCGGGGGATACGCGCAGACCACCAACAACCGCATGGAATTAATGGCCGTAATTGAGGGGCTGAGAGCGCTAAAGCGCCCCTGCCGGGTCACCATCTATACCGACAGCCGGTATATTGTGGATGCCATGACCCGGGGATGGGTCAGACGCTGGCAGGCCAACGGCTGGCGCCGGGAGAACGGCGAGCCGGCCAAAAATGCCGATCTCTGGCGGCAAATTCTTTCCCTGGCCAGCAAGCATCGCATCACCTGGGTCTGGGTAAAGGGCCACGCCGATAATATCTACAATAACCGTTGCGATCAGCTGGCGGTGGAGGCCAGTCGCCGGGCTTCTTTGCCCGGGGACCCGGGTTTTCAAGCATGA
- the purL gene encoding phosphoribosylformylglycinamidine synthase subunit PurL — translation MAIVEIRVTNRPHLPDPAGEEVLHEIKYALGINAVQRVRTAKVYRFEGIDESKAQLLAEKLLAEAVFQDYTINGPIIKDAPVVVEVAYKPGVMNPEAVSLMKAARDLGVEGLVAADSSREYGFYGPDINSRDIEIILNRLLVNTTVERVVTEKPATLLIPGQPGRTEIIPLRGMSDAELMELSRDRLFLNLEEMHAIQDYFKAIGRDPTDCEIETLAQTWSEHCGHKTFKARLLVDGREKEPLLKRLQDATAATNHPLVLSAFVDNSGVMEFYDGWAVCGKVETHNSPSAIEPYGGAMTGSGGVFRDIMGTGQGARVIASTDMFCFAPPDTPREDIPPGCLSPHYLLRRVVAGVRDYGNRMGIPTNNGSVHFHRDFRAKPSVIVGAYGLLPVERCRKGQPQPGDLAVVIGGRTGRDGIHGATFSSGEMTHRTTEVNASAVQIGHPIEEKRVADAVLAASEAGLIRAITDCGAGGFSSALGEMGEKTGVRVWLERVPLKYQGLKPWEIWLSESQERMVIAVSPENLERLLEICRGLNVEATVLAEFTSDRRLVVTYENETICDLDMEFLHHGLPKRVLTARWQQPALTDPQVSTPRNWEETYCQVMGHLNVCSKEPIVRMYDHGVQGSCTLAPFGGVEQDGPNDAVVLTPLLGSPAAVVISHGLNPVLNQIDPYYGSLWAATEAVSNAVAVGANPKELVLIDNFIWPFPDEEALGALDRAVDACVDFVRATGMPFISGKDSLSSTYRGDGGEVIKIPPVLCVSVFGRLPDVKRTVSADFKGAGNLIILVGQRNLSEMAGSVYFDLAGCLGKNLPRINLEIVTRVWDGIHKAIQGEKILACHDISEGGLAAALAEMCFGGGVGAWITIPAGERPDYFLFNETSGCFVVEMAPTEKPEKTLAGLPYLVLGQTTDDPAVVVEQEGRRLCSVPLANLKRAWQEPMARIFGNPSAGHGREVGA, via the coding sequence GTGGCTATTGTAGAGATCAGGGTCACGAACCGTCCTCATCTGCCTGATCCGGCAGGGGAGGAGGTTCTCCATGAGATAAAGTATGCCCTGGGCATAAATGCGGTCCAAAGGGTACGTACGGCCAAGGTATACCGTTTTGAAGGTATCGATGAGTCAAAGGCCCAATTGCTGGCCGAAAAACTGCTGGCCGAAGCAGTTTTTCAGGACTACACCATCAACGGCCCCATCATCAAAGACGCTCCGGTAGTAGTGGAAGTGGCCTACAAGCCGGGGGTCATGAACCCCGAGGCCGTCTCATTGATGAAAGCAGCCCGGGACCTGGGAGTTGAAGGGTTGGTGGCCGCCGATTCCAGCCGGGAATATGGTTTCTACGGCCCGGACATCAATTCACGGGATATCGAAATCATCCTTAACCGGCTGCTGGTCAATACCACCGTGGAACGGGTGGTCACCGAAAAACCCGCCACCCTCCTCATCCCGGGCCAACCGGGCCGGACCGAAATCATCCCCCTACGCGGGATGAGCGATGCGGAACTGATGGAGTTGAGCCGCGACAGACTTTTCCTCAACCTGGAAGAAATGCATGCCATCCAGGATTACTTTAAAGCCATCGGCAGGGATCCTACGGACTGTGAAATAGAAACCCTGGCCCAAACCTGGTCCGAGCACTGCGGCCACAAAACCTTTAAGGCGCGCCTCCTGGTTGACGGCAGGGAAAAGGAACCCCTCTTAAAACGTTTACAGGATGCAACCGCCGCGACCAACCACCCCCTGGTGCTTTCGGCTTTTGTGGATAACTCCGGGGTGATGGAGTTTTACGACGGTTGGGCCGTCTGCGGCAAAGTGGAAACCCATAATTCCCCTTCCGCCATTGAGCCCTACGGGGGGGCCATGACGGGCAGCGGGGGGGTATTCAGGGATATCATGGGCACGGGCCAGGGGGCCCGGGTAATCGCTTCTACAGATATGTTCTGCTTTGCACCACCCGATACCCCCCGGGAAGATATTCCCCCGGGTTGTCTCTCCCCCCATTATTTGCTGCGCCGGGTGGTGGCCGGGGTGCGAGACTACGGCAACCGCATGGGCATCCCCACCAATAACGGCTCGGTGCATTTCCACCGTGACTTCCGGGCCAAGCCCTCGGTGATCGTGGGGGCATACGGACTGCTACCTGTGGAGCGCTGCCGGAAAGGCCAGCCACAGCCAGGAGATCTGGCCGTGGTCATCGGCGGGAGGACGGGCCGGGACGGTATTCACGGGGCCACCTTTTCCAGCGGGGAAATGACCCACCGTACTACCGAGGTAAATGCTAGCGCCGTCCAGATCGGCCATCCCATCGAAGAAAAGCGCGTGGCCGATGCCGTGCTGGCGGCCAGCGAAGCCGGTCTCATCAGGGCCATCACCGATTGTGGGGCTGGGGGATTTTCCTCAGCCCTGGGCGAAATGGGGGAAAAAACCGGCGTTAGAGTTTGGTTGGAGAGAGTGCCTTTGAAGTACCAGGGTCTTAAGCCCTGGGAAATATGGCTTTCCGAAAGCCAGGAGCGCATGGTCATTGCCGTATCCCCGGAAAACCTGGAGCGGCTGCTGGAGATTTGCCGGGGGCTGAACGTGGAGGCTACCGTGTTGGCGGAATTTACTTCCGACCGGCGGCTGGTGGTAACCTATGAGAACGAAACCATTTGCGATCTGGATATGGAATTTCTCCACCACGGCCTGCCCAAACGGGTCCTCACTGCCCGCTGGCAACAGCCGGCGCTGACCGACCCCCAGGTTTCAACTCCAAGAAACTGGGAGGAGACTTACTGCCAGGTGATGGGCCACCTGAATGTGTGTTCCAAAGAACCCATTGTACGCATGTACGACCACGGAGTACAGGGCTCCTGTACCCTGGCGCCCTTTGGTGGGGTGGAGCAGGACGGCCCCAACGACGCGGTGGTCCTTACTCCCCTGCTTGGTTCCCCCGCCGCGGTGGTGATCAGCCACGGTCTAAATCCGGTTTTAAATCAAATAGATCCCTATTACGGTAGTCTCTGGGCGGCAACGGAGGCAGTTTCCAATGCTGTGGCGGTAGGGGCCAACCCGAAAGAGCTGGTATTGATTGACAACTTCATCTGGCCCTTCCCCGATGAGGAGGCACTGGGTGCCCTGGACCGGGCCGTGGATGCCTGCGTGGATTTTGTGCGGGCTACCGGAATGCCCTTTATTTCCGGAAAGGATAGCCTGTCCAGCACCTACCGCGGGGACGGCGGAGAGGTGATCAAAATTCCACCGGTACTCTGTGTTTCGGTTTTTGGCCGTCTTCCCGATGTAAAACGTACCGTTTCAGCGGATTTTAAGGGAGCCGGAAATTTAATTATCCTGGTGGGCCAGCGTAATCTTTCCGAAATGGCCGGATCGGTTTATTTTGATTTAGCTGGTTGCCTGGGTAAAAACCTCCCCCGGATCAACCTGGAGATTGTCACTCGAGTGTGGGATGGCATTCACAAGGCTATCCAGGGAGAAAAGATTCTGGCCTGTCACGATATCAGCGAAGGGGGGCTGGCCGCTGCCCTGGCTGAGATGTGCTTTGGCGGCGGCGTGGGAGCCTGGATCACCATCCCTGCCGGTGAACGCCCGGATTATTTTCTATTTAATGAAACCAGCGGGTGCTTCGTGGTTGAAATGGCCCCCACAGAAAAACCCGAAAAAACGCTTGCCGGCTTACCATACCTTGTGCTGGGGCAAACCACGGATGATCCGGCAGTGGTGGTGGAACAGGAGGGGCGCCGGCTTTGCAGTGTTCCCCTGGCCAACCTGAAAAGGGCCTGGCAGGAACCCATGGCCCGGATCTTCGGCAATCCTAGTGCCGGTCATGGCCGGGAGGTGGGAGCATGA
- a CDS encoding thiamine pyrophosphate-dependent enzyme, translating into MSVQPVMPKCWRVDTKPHKFCPGCGHGLVLKALGDAIDELGIQDRAVFGCDIGCSLLSWDFFNLDTVQTHHGRTTPVMTGIKRARPELICIAYMGDGGGYAIGSQHLVNAAVRNEKITVILANNTVYAMTGGQMAPTTMPDQKTETSPYGRDPLKTGYPMLGPEMVAAITREGAYVARGTIANLRQLKGYLKKALENQMAGNGFSFVEALSSCPTNWRTNAEETWKYIEEVMPKFFKIGEIKVPGKGRETREKAEI; encoded by the coding sequence ATGAGTGTACAACCGGTAATGCCTAAATGCTGGCGGGTGGATACCAAACCCCACAAATTCTGCCCCGGTTGCGGCCATGGCCTGGTCCTGAAAGCCCTGGGAGATGCCATTGATGAGCTGGGCATTCAGGATCGGGCCGTCTTTGGCTGTGACATCGGGTGCTCCCTGCTGTCCTGGGACTTTTTTAACCTCGATACCGTGCAAACCCACCACGGGCGCACCACCCCGGTCATGACGGGCATCAAAAGGGCGCGGCCGGAGCTAATCTGTATCGCCTATATGGGGGACGGGGGCGGTTATGCCATCGGCTCCCAGCACCTGGTCAACGCCGCGGTACGCAATGAGAAAATCACTGTGATTCTGGCCAACAACACCGTCTATGCCATGACCGGCGGCCAGATGGCTCCCACCACCATGCCGGACCAGAAAACGGAAACCAGCCCCTACGGCCGGGACCCCCTGAAAACGGGCTACCCCATGCTAGGACCGGAGATGGTTGCTGCCATCACCCGGGAAGGAGCCTACGTGGCCCGGGGTACCATAGCCAACCTGCGCCAGTTGAAGGGCTACTTAAAAAAGGCTTTGGAAAACCAGATGGCCGGAAATGGCTTTTCCTTTGTGGAAGCTTTATCTTCCTGCCCCACCAACTGGCGAACCAATGCGGAAGAAACATGGAAATATATCGAAGAGGTCATGCCCAAATTTTTTAAGATAGGTGAAATAAAGGTTCCGGGGAAAGGTAGGGAAACGAGGGAAAAGGCAGAAATATAA
- a CDS encoding nitrilase family protein, protein MKDLRIALVQMQVTIGDVKKNREKIAAFVEEAAGRKVEMILFPELCVQGYNRERAREFAEPIPGESTNHISQLARSFNMVILAGLAETSGCEKPYITQVVAYPNGQVDKYRKTHLGRSEKPHFTPGDQLPVFETEKARFGVEICWDLHFPEVTTVLSLQGAEIIFAPHASPTIVGDRRDIWLKYLSARAYDNSVFVAACNLVGPTGENQEFCGGALVIDPKGNVVAEDFRGKEGLLVVDLDSRLINTIRHNEATSMRHSFYLQSRRPELYQLLVNTQLTN, encoded by the coding sequence ATGAAAGATCTGCGCATTGCCCTGGTTCAAATGCAAGTAACCATTGGCGACGTAAAAAAGAACCGGGAGAAAATAGCTGCCTTTGTGGAGGAAGCGGCCGGCAGGAAGGTGGAGATGATTCTCTTCCCCGAGCTATGCGTGCAGGGGTATAACCGGGAAAGGGCACGGGAATTTGCCGAACCCATTCCCGGGGAAAGCACGAACCACATCAGCCAGCTGGCCCGCTCCTTTAACATGGTCATACTGGCCGGGCTGGCGGAAACCTCCGGCTGCGAGAAACCCTACATCACCCAGGTGGTAGCATACCCCAACGGCCAGGTGGATAAATACCGCAAAACCCATTTGGGCAGGAGCGAGAAACCACATTTCACCCCCGGCGATCAGCTGCCGGTTTTTGAAACGGAAAAAGCCCGGTTCGGTGTGGAAATTTGCTGGGACTTGCATTTCCCTGAAGTTACCACTGTGCTCTCATTACAGGGAGCAGAAATTATTTTTGCTCCTCACGCCTCACCTACTATTGTGGGGGACCGGAGGGATATCTGGCTCAAGTATCTCTCTGCCCGGGCCTACGATAACAGCGTGTTCGTAGCGGCCTGCAACCTGGTGGGGCCGACCGGGGAAAACCAGGAATTCTGTGGCGGAGCGCTGGTTATTGATCCCAAGGGCAATGTGGTGGCCGAAGATTTTCGGGGAAAGGAAGGGTTGCTGGTGGTTGACCTGGACTCCCGGCTCATCAATACCATCCGCCACAATGAGGCTACCAGTATGCGCCACAGCTTTTACCTGCAGTCCAGGAGACCGGAGTTATACCAGTTATTAGTAAATACCCAGTTAACAAATTAA
- the feoB gene encoding ferrous iron transport protein B — protein MAHCHCPGLKIEIPAGARRIVLAGNPNTGKSVFFNHFTGMYVDVSNYPGTTLDISYGRYGSDVVIDTPGVYGISSFNDEERIARDIILSADLVLNVVSAAHLERDLFLTQQIIDTGVPVIVALNMMDDAKRMGIEVDVDRLSQLLGVPVIPTVAVKKEGFDRLKAELFTARPGHATPGLEKELNQLLNRVGSRGEALLVLEGDPVIAARHGLEPDTRREEIYRRRRERVNAICQQVVRETSRGASVATTLGRWMIKPLTGVPILLLALWAMYKAIGVFIAGTVVGITEETIMQGIYEPAVRQFVEQFIPQSSIPGTILIGEFGLLTMTVTYLLGLLMPLVVGFYFFLSLFEDSGYLPRIATLVDRLLTSIGLNGRGVIPIILGFGCVTMATITTRLLSSDRERKIAIFLLGLTIPCSAQLGVIAGMLATLGPQYVALYALVIFSVLVMAGTLLSTLLPGKSADLFIDLPPLRLPRLDNVLKKTGTKSYHFLKEAAPLFALGALIISTFQVTGILEFLQNLLAPLTVGWLNLPREAATAFIMGIVRRDFGAAGLTDLALTPLQTIVALITITLFVPCIASILVIFKERTKKEALMIWCSSWVAAFLVGGLVAQLARLFSPANGKVQVLPVILVFAALTLAIVGMCMFLRRARPTTNIPG, from the coding sequence ATGGCTCACTGCCATTGTCCCGGACTTAAAATAGAAATACCCGCCGGGGCCCGGCGCATCGTGCTGGCCGGTAATCCCAATACGGGAAAGTCGGTATTTTTCAACCACTTTACCGGCATGTATGTGGATGTTTCCAACTACCCGGGAACGACCCTGGATATTTCCTACGGGCGTTACGGCTCTGACGTGGTAATTGATACACCGGGGGTTTATGGTATATCCTCCTTTAACGACGAAGAGCGTATTGCCCGGGACATCATCCTTTCCGCCGACCTGGTGCTCAATGTGGTCTCGGCCGCCCATCTGGAAAGGGATCTTTTCCTCACCCAGCAAATCATCGATACCGGAGTACCGGTAATCGTTGCCCTGAACATGATGGACGATGCTAAGAGGATGGGCATTGAAGTTGATGTGGATCGGTTAAGCCAGTTGCTGGGAGTGCCTGTCATCCCCACGGTGGCCGTGAAAAAAGAGGGGTTTGACCGCCTGAAGGCGGAACTCTTTACCGCCCGGCCGGGACACGCCACACCGGGGCTGGAAAAGGAGCTCAACCAACTGCTCAACCGGGTGGGTAGCCGGGGGGAAGCACTGCTGGTCCTGGAAGGAGACCCGGTAATTGCCGCTCGCCACGGCTTGGAGCCGGACACCCGGCGAGAGGAAATTTATCGCCGCCGGAGGGAGAGGGTTAACGCAATTTGCCAGCAGGTGGTGCGGGAAACCTCCCGGGGCGCCAGTGTGGCCACCACTTTGGGACGCTGGATGATCAAGCCGCTTACGGGGGTTCCCATCCTGTTGCTGGCCCTCTGGGCCATGTACAAAGCCATTGGTGTTTTTATCGCCGGCACCGTTGTAGGTATTACCGAGGAAACCATTATGCAGGGCATATATGAGCCTGCGGTGCGTCAATTCGTAGAACAATTTATACCCCAGTCTTCCATACCGGGTACCATTTTGATTGGCGAGTTCGGTTTGCTTACCATGACGGTGACCTACCTGTTGGGATTGTTGATGCCCCTGGTGGTAGGGTTCTATTTCTTCCTGTCTTTATTTGAAGACTCGGGTTATTTACCCCGGATTGCCACCCTGGTCGACCGCCTGTTAACCTCCATTGGGTTAAATGGCCGGGGGGTAATTCCCATTATTCTTGGTTTTGGCTGCGTAACCATGGCCACCATCACCACCCGGCTCTTATCTTCGGACCGGGAGAGGAAGATCGCCATTTTTCTGCTGGGGTTAACCATTCCCTGCTCCGCTCAACTGGGGGTCATCGCCGGCATGCTGGCCACACTGGGACCGCAGTACGTAGCCCTGTATGCCCTGGTGATCTTCAGCGTGCTGGTGATGGCCGGTACGCTGCTGTCCACCCTGTTGCCGGGTAAGTCGGCTGACCTGTTCATCGATCTGCCTCCTTTGAGGCTGCCCCGGCTGGACAACGTGTTAAAGAAGACTGGCACCAAGTCCTACCATTTCCTTAAGGAAGCCGCGCCACTCTTTGCCCTGGGGGCATTGATCATCAGTACCTTTCAGGTAACGGGCATCCTGGAGTTCTTACAAAACCTCCTGGCGCCCCTCACCGTGGGCTGGCTGAACCTCCCCCGCGAGGCGGCCACGGCCTTCATTATGGGGATTGTACGGCGTGATTTTGGGGCCGCCGGGTTAACGGATCTGGCCTTAACCCCGCTCCAAACCATTGTGGCCCTGATTACCATCACCCTGTTCGTACCCTGCATTGCCTCCATACTGGTAATTTTTAAGGAACGGACCAAAAAGGAAGCCCTGATGATCTGGTGTAGCAGCTGGGTAGCGGCATTTCTCGTGGGCGGCCTGGTAGCCCAGCTGGCCCGGCTCTTTAGCCCCGCCAACGGGAAAGTGCAGGTTTTGCCGGTAATATTGGTCTTCGCAGCCCTTACCCTGGCCATTGTGGGAATGTGCATGTTCCTTCGCCGGGCCAGACCCACCACCAATATTCCGGGGTAG
- a CDS encoding class I SAM-dependent methyltransferase, with protein MEKLIALIKARGPITFKDFMQIALYYPGLGYYTGPGEKIGPRGDFYTSADVHPLFGAMLAKQFSQMWEYLGRPQNWVLVEYGAGKGLLARDILNALATSFPPAWEGVRYYIIEASLEMVRRQKELLTPFSKEKLSWVNALSEVGDTGHINGIIFGNELVDAFPVHRVRQTASGLKEIYVNWRDGRLVEEEGELSTPFLEEYFTTLGIKLAPGQAAEVNLAAREWLREVAGGLGRGFVLIIDYGMESPELYHPSRFEGTLRCYRQHRLGSDPLNNVGQQDITAHVNFSALMHWGREAGLHPVGYTTQMNFLLNLGIMEAIPRSAPEYVFDERTTRTVMAVKKLLLPEGMGGIFKVLALCKGVGQPDLLGFAKGPKGRGQP; from the coding sequence TTGGAAAAACTTATCGCTTTAATTAAGGCCCGGGGGCCCATTACTTTTAAAGATTTTATGCAAATAGCCCTTTATTACCCCGGACTGGGGTATTACACCGGCCCCGGGGAAAAAATTGGGCCCCGGGGTGATTTCTACACCAGCGCCGACGTACATCCTCTTTTCGGGGCCATGCTGGCCAAACAGTTTTCCCAGATGTGGGAATACCTTGGGCGGCCGCAAAACTGGGTGCTCGTAGAATATGGAGCGGGTAAAGGCCTTTTAGCCCGGGATATCCTGAACGCACTGGCTACATCTTTTCCCCCGGCATGGGAAGGGGTGCGCTATTATATCATCGAGGCCAGCCTGGAGATGGTCCGGCGGCAAAAAGAGCTTCTGACCCCCTTTTCAAAGGAAAAATTATCCTGGGTCAATGCCCTGTCTGAGGTAGGAGATACCGGCCATATTAATGGAATCATTTTTGGCAACGAGCTGGTGGACGCTTTTCCGGTCCACCGGGTGCGCCAAACTGCGTCAGGGCTCAAGGAAATTTACGTTAACTGGCGTGACGGCAGACTGGTAGAGGAGGAGGGGGAACTTTCCACCCCCTTCCTGGAGGAATACTTTACCACCCTGGGCATAAAACTTGCACCTGGCCAGGCAGCGGAAGTAAATCTGGCTGCCCGGGAATGGCTGCGGGAAGTGGCGGGCGGGCTGGGGCGGGGTTTTGTACTCATCATTGACTACGGCATGGAATCCCCGGAGCTTTACCATCCTTCCCGCTTTGAAGGCACCCTGCGCTGTTACCGGCAACATCGTTTAGGTAGCGATCCCCTGAATAATGTGGGGCAGCAGGATATCACCGCCCATGTTAATTTTTCCGCCCTCATGCACTGGGGCCGGGAGGCCGGCCTGCACCCCGTCGGGTATACCACCCAAATGAATTTCTTGCTGAACCTGGGCATTATGGAGGCCATTCCCCGGTCCGCCCCCGAATACGTTTTTGACGAAAGGACCACGCGTACCGTCATGGCCGTAAAAAAACTGCTTTTACCGGAAGGAATGGGAGGAATCTTTAAGGTTCTGGCGCTATGCAAAGGGGTTGGGCAACCTGACCTGCTCGGTTTTGCGAAGGGACCAAAAGGCAGGGGGCAGCCATGA